The Neoarius graeffei isolate fNeoGra1 chromosome 7, fNeoGra1.pri, whole genome shotgun sequence genome includes a region encoding these proteins:
- the LOC132888729 gene encoding LOW QUALITY PROTEIN: cytochrome P450 1B1 (The sequence of the model RefSeq protein was modified relative to this genomic sequence to represent the inferred CDS: deleted 1 base in 1 codon; substituted 1 base at 1 genomic stop codon): MHNRNISMSNKTRLXEANIDLFLLIVKHPRMELPGIITDFPQLSKQSILLLLLALLVAVHLMVGLVRHRTLPGPFPWPIIGNAAQIGNFPHLYFMRMAQRYGEVFQIKLGNRQVVILNGDAIRQALVQKGVAFAGRPDFASFRFISGGLSMAFGNYSEWWKVHRRVAHATLRKFTTGNPDTKNVIENHVVSEAKELISVFLRETRAHGYFQPHQFLVVSMANIVSALCFGKRYSHDDVEFQQVVGRNDKFTKTVGAGSIVDVMPWLQYFPNPIKTLFDQFKELNTEFSEFILAKVVEHRKTMEPSIVRDMTDALIMTLDRGMTGAPGVFLDEKYVPPTLGDIFGASQDTTSTAMQWILLLLVRYPDIQKRLQEEVDKVVGRSCLPSLNDQPHLPYVMAFLYEMMRFSSFVPVTIPHSTTADTSINGYPIPKDTVVFINQWSLNHDPKRWDQPKIFNPLRFLDEDGELNKDWTNNVLIFSMGKRRCIGEELSKMKLFLFTTLLIHQCHFTAEKEPTIDYTYGLTLKPNPFRIAVTLRD, encoded by the exons ATGCATAACAGAAATATATCAATGTCAAACAAAACAAGACTCTGAGAAGCGAATATtgatttatttcttttaattgtt AAACACCCGAGAATGGAGCTACCAGGGATTATAACAGACTTCCCTCAGCTGTCAAAGCAGAGCATTTTGCTGCTTTTGCTTGCACTCCTGGTCGCCGTGCACTTGATGGTGGGTTTGGTGCGCCACCGGACTTTGCCGGGCCCGTTTCCGTGGCCGATCATCGGCAACGCGGCGCAAATCGGCAACTTCCCGCATCTCTACTTCATGCGCATGGCGCAGCGCTACGGCGAAGTGTTTCAGATCAAGCTTGGCAACCGGCAAGTGGTGATCCTTAACGGAGACGCGATCCGACAGGCGCTCGTGCAGAAGGGTGTGGCGTTTGCCGGCAGACCCGATTTCGCATCGTTCCGCTTCATCTCGGGCGGTCTGAGCATGGCTTTCGGCAATTACAGCGAATGGTGGAAGGTGCACCGACGGGTAGCGCATGCCACCCTGCGCAAGTTCACTACGGGTAACCCGGACACCAAGAACGTCATCGAGAACCACGTCGTGAGTGAAGCCAAAGAGCTGATCTCAGTGTTTTTACGCGAAACGCGCGCGCACGGCTACTTTCAGCCTCACCAGTTCCTTGTAGTGTCCATGGCGAACATCGTAAGCGCACTGTGCTTCGGGAAACGGTATTCGCACGACGACGTAGAGTTTCAGCAAGTGGTGGGACGGAACGACAAGTTCACGAAGACAGTGGGCGCCGGCAGTATCGTGGACGTTATGCCTTGGCTTCAGTACTTTCCCAACCCCATCAAAACACTGTTCGATCAGTTCAAGGAACTCAACACAGAGTTCTCTGAATTCATCCTGGCTAAGGTCGTGGAACACCGGAAAACCATGGAACCGAGCATCGTCCGGGACATGACGGATGCACTCATCATGACCCTGGACCGCGGCATGACTGGGGCACCCGGGGTCTTCCTGGATGAGAAGTATGTGCCCCCGACACTCGGGGACATCTTTGGCGCGAGCCAAGACACCACTTCCACGGCGATGCAGTGGATTCTTCTGCTGCTCGTGAG GTATCCAGATATTCAGAAGAGACTTCAGGAGGAGGTGGACAAAGTAGTGGGCAGGAGTTGTCTACCTTCCCTCAACGACCAACCACATCTCCCATATGTGATGGCCTTCCTTTATGAGATGATGCGGTTCAGCAGTTTTGTCCCTGTGACAATCCCCCACAGCACCACTGCAGACACCTCCATTAATGGATACCCCATTCCCAAAGACACTGTGGTTTTCATCAACCAGTGGTCCCTGAACCATGACCCCAAAAGGTGGGATCAGCCCAAGATCTTCAACCCGCTGCGTTTCCTGGATGAGGATGGGGAACTAAATAAAGATTGGACTAACAATGTCTTGATCTTCTCCATGGGAAAGAGGAGGTGTATTGGAGAGGAACTATCCAAAATGAAGCTCTTCCTCTTCACAACACTCCTGATCCATCAGTGTCACTTTACAGCGGAGAAAGAACCCACTATAGACTACACATATGGGTTAACACTGAAGCCCAACCCATTCCGAATAGCAGTAACTCTGCGTGATTGA